AGTACACTCAGGTCAAACCCCTTCCAGGAAAAGGTATTGGTAAACCCGAAAGTTAGTTTCGGCCATGGATTACCGATAAAGGTCTGGTCACGGGAGTCAATGATATTGTCTCCGTTCAGATCCTTATACTTGATATCTCCTACCCATACACCACCGTCTTTGGCCACCGGCAGGCGCGTACCATCTGCCTGTGCAGGAATAGCACTGTTGTTGATCTCATCCACAGACTGGAACAGTCCTTCTGATACATAACCATAAAACAGCCAGGGGGCCTGTCCTATCACAGAGCGGGAGGTGAAGTTGTTGAGGAACCAGGCTGACCTTGACAGGAAAGCGGCATCAGAATAGAAGTGTGTGATCTTCGTTCTGAAAGAAGATACGTTCAGGTTACTCTTCCAGGTGAAACCGTTCTTATTATCCACATTCACCGTATTCAGGGTGATACCAAACCCCTTGTTCTGCATCGCTCCGATATTTACAATAGGAGCATTGATGGCGCCCTCTCCCTGTGTACCCATATAGGCGGGCAGCGGATTAGGCATTAACAGGTTATTGGTCTTTTTGATATAGAAGTCTCCTTCCAGTTGCACACGATCTTTTAACACACTCAGGTTAAAACCGATGTTCTTTGTTTCGGTAGATTCCCATTTGATACCGGAGTTACCATACTGTCCTGTACGGAAACCGGCACCCCAGGGGGTTGTTACCGATGTCAGCGAAGAGAACTGTGCACCACCACTTCCGTTATTACCGGTAGTACCATATTCAGCACGGATCTTCAGTTCATTGATGAATGGTACAGCCTTCATAAACTCCTCACCCGTTACACGCCAGGCAGCAGATACAGAAGGGAAATAACCCCATCTGTTTTCCACACCGAAGTTGGAAGAACCGTCTGCTCTACCGGCCAGCTGGATGATGTATTTATTATCGTAGGTATAATTGATACGTCCCAGGTAAGACTCCAGTGCACCTGATCCTTTATAGCTACCAGTGGTTTGCCCCAGTGCATCGCCCAGGTTCAGCGATGGGATGCTGTTGCTGGCGAAACCTACACGTTGTGCAGAGAAGCCCTGGTAGTTCCATGCCTGTGCCTCATGGCTGGCCATCACCCCAAAACTGTGTTTACCGGTCTCACGGGTGTATTGTAACAGTTCATTCAGGTTCCAGTAAAAATTTCTGCCGTTGGACACGCTGAGTGATGCCTTTTCATTGACATTGTATCCCAACTGGTAGGTAGGTGTGAATTTGCTACCATCGGTATACTCAAAGTTTCCGTTGAAGCTGGTCCGGAAGATGAGCCCTTTGATGATACCTATTTCCGCACTGGCGCCACCTAATCCACCTGTACGTTTATAATCATTATTCACAAGACTTGATATTGCCACGGGATTGAGCGGCGCGAATTTCGCATTGGAACCGTACTCATTTTCCGTTGCGCCACCCCAGCTACCATCTGCATTTCTCACTGGAATATTGGGCGCGAGGTTGATGGCATTCCTGATCACGTCCTCACTGGTGGAAGCCAGTTTTTCCTTCGTCTGATAGAAGTTCAGGGAAGTGCTTAGCTTCAGCCATTTAAAGGCCTGGTTATCCAGGTTGAGGCGGAAAGAATAACGGTTGAAGTCAGAACCAATGGCTACCCCTTCCTGTTTGAAATATTCACCGGACATATAGTAGGTGGTTGTATTGGCACCGCCACTGATATTTACCTGGTGCTTCTGTAATGCTGCGGTGCGGAACAGTTCCTTCTGCCAGTTGGTACCCTTACCTAATACACTGGGATTCTGGAATTCCGGTGTAGGTGTACGATTCAGCAATACCGCAATCTCATTGTTCATCTGGGCGAACTGCTGGAGGTTCATGGTAGTGATGTCTTCCGGTTTATCCTGCAGGGAGTAGAGATAGTTATAGGACAATCTCAGCTGTCCCGCCTTTCCTCTTTTCGTTGTAACAAGTATTACCCCGTTGGTCGCCCTGGAACCATATACAGCGGTGGCGGAAGGCCCCTGCAAGATCTCGAGCGATTCGATGTCGGAAGGGTTGATCCCTGCCAGCGGATTGACAGAGCTGCTGGCGCCATAGGAAACGGTCGCCGGCTGCATCTGCACACCATCTATTACATACAGTGGCTCGTTGGTACCACTCAGGGTATTTACGCCGCGTATATTAACAGAAATCCCCCCACCAGGCTGTCCTGAGTTCTGGGTCACATACACCCCGGCGGCACGTCCCTGTATTGCCTGATCGATAGTCGTGTTAATGGTGCGGTTCACCTCTGTGGAAGTAATGGATACCTGGGCGCTGGTCTGGTCTGTTTTTTTCATTTTGCCGTACCCGACCACTACCACATCATTTAGTTTGCGGTAGTCTTCCTGTAACACAACGTTCACAGAACCGGCGTTGCCCACTTTGACCTCCCGGGCAATAAAGCCCATAGATGCCACATGGATCAGCTGACCAGGAGCGGCGGCGATGGTGAAATTACCCCCGGCGTCCGTGGCGGTCATTTTCTTTGTTCCTTTAACAGTAATAGAAGCCCCCGGAACCGGACTGCCCGTTTCACCGGCGGTTACGCTGCCCGAAACTTTCCGTTCAGGATCAGACTGGCTTTGTGCCTGCGCAGGCATAGTGATAGCCCAAAAGAAAATCATTACCCATACCGTCAGGTACGATTTTCCAGTAATACTGGCTCGTTTCATAGCGTGGAAGAATTAAGTGTTTAGATTAAATGCGCGAATCTTTGATTTTGGTTATCATGTTCATACGTGTTCCCCTTAATAGGATAAAAGTATCACGCCTCCCTGAAATACAGGGCTGTAGAATGTTTATTAAATGGGATAAAATGTTGCAGGAGGGGTATCAAATGTAGCTTTACCTGCCTCTTTTATTACATTTCCTACTTCCTGGCAGCAGTTGCATAGGCAGAAGGAAGCATATTGTACGCCATTTTGAAGTACTTGGCGAAGTATTTAGGGTTATTGAAACCTACTTCATAGGCCACCTCGGTGACGTTCATTTCTGTTTTGGTCAATAGCTGGGCTGCCCTTTTTATCCGGATCATCCGTATGAACTCCACAGGTGTCTGACCGGTCAGATTAAAAATGCGCCGGTACAGGGACACCCGGTTCATAAATAGTTCCCTGCTGAGTTCCTCTACAGAGAAGCCGGCATTGGAAAGGTTCCGCTCCACGATCTCCAGCGCTTTCCGGAGGAATTTTTCATTGGGAGATAAAGTATGATCCCCGCCGGCAGGTTCGGCAAGACTGACCTGGTGCCTGGCAGCTCCCGGCCGTACCAGCAGGTTGCGTACCCGGGACAGCATGATCTCAAAGTTGAACGGCTTCACCAGGTAATCGGCTGCTCCGGCTTCCAGTCCGCGGAGCTGTTCATGTTCACCGGCGGCAGCTGTGACCAGTATCACCGGTATATGTTTGGTACGGCTGTCGTTCTTTATCTTCCGGCAAAGTTCTATACCGGTCATTCCTGACATGTTTACATCACTCATGACCAGGTCCGGATGAGCGGACAGGGTTTTCTGCCACCCCGCGTTGCCATCTGCTGCCTCAATAATATGATAGGTGTCTTTCAGGTTCTCTTTGAGATAAAAGCGGAAATCTTCATTATCTTCTATCAGGAGAACCGTTTGTTTACCAGACTGACCGTCTTCTATCACTTCCGTTACCGGCGCAGGCACCAGGGGGGTGTTTACCTGGGATTCTCCGGGAATGACAGCTCCGGTCACCATCCCTTCCGGTTGCTCACAGGTCTCCAGTGGCAGTCTGACGGTGAAGCAGCTTCCTTTATTGACTTCACTTTCTACGGTGATCGTTCCGTTATTCAGTTTGACAAACTCCCTGGTGATGGCCAGCCCGATACCGCTGCCGCGGCTCATTAAACCACCCGGCATCTCATGCTGAAAGAACTGCTCAAATACTTTTTCCTGTCTTTCAGCAGGTATACCGATACCAGTATCCTGCACCTTTATTTCCAGCCAGGTGCCATCTTCCTCTCTGGTACTGGTGACCACGACTGTTACACGGCCTTCCCGGGGGGTAAATTTAAAGGCATTGGATAAAAGGTTAAAGAGTATCCGTTCTATCTTATCATTATCAAAATAGGTATAGATATGAGGAGAATGACTTTGGTAGGAAAAAGTGATGCCTTTTCTTTCCGCCAGGTCGGTAAATGAACAGGCCACCTCGTGAATGAATGCCGATATATCTCCCCAGGCAGGGTTGAGCCGTAACTCCTGCATCTCCATCTTCCGGAAGTCCATCAGCTGATTAACAAGTATCAACAGCCGTTTGGCATTCCGGTAGATCAGCTGAAACCTGGTCTTCTCCTTCTGATCACCTGTCTGCTGCATGATCTCTTCCAGTGGTGAAAGGATCAGAGATACCGGCGTCCTGAACTCATGGCTGAGATTAGTGAATAAGCGTATCTTCAGCATATCCAGTTCATGCATGCGCTGTGCCTCCTGTCGTTCCTGCTCGAGTATAAACCGTTTGTGTGCCCTTCTGATCACGCTGCGTCTGAGCAGCCACAATACCACCAGCACTAACAGCACATAGATGATATAGGCCAATGGCGTTTTCCAGAAGGGAGGTTGTACACTTATTTTCAGGGAAATGCCTTCTTCGTTCCAGAACCCATCTTCATTGGCAGCACGGACCTGCAGGGTGTAGGTGCCCGGACTGATATTGGTATAGGTCACCCGCCTGGTGGCACCATCAGCAATCTGCCAGTTATCGTTGAACTGGTCGAGCCGGTAGGCATATTTGTTCTTTTCTGTGTTGATGAAGTTCAGGGCAGCGAATTCAACAGAGAAATCATTCTCGTTATGTCTCAACACAATTTCCTTTGTTTCTGTCAATGCCTCCGGCAATAAGACCCTGTCATGCACCTTTGCATTGACGTCTATATTCCGGTCAAATAACCGAAGACCGGTAAAGACGATATTAGGGCGGGATCTATTCTGCGGTAAAGACGATGGATCGAAGAGGTTAAAACCATCCGCCCCACCAAAGAGCAGTTCTCCGGTACTGAGTTTAAAGGCAGCATTGACATTAAAAGCCTTTCCCTGCAACCCATCTTTATCATCGTAGTTCCTGCAATTAAGTGTAATACCTTCAGGCCCTTCCTGCACCGCAATGCGACCGAGTCCATTGGACGTAGCCACCCACAGATACCCTTCATTATCTTCCAGCATGGTAATGATATTGTTATCCGGGAGTCCGTCTTTTACGGTGAAGGAGCGGAAGCGCTGTTCCCTGGGGTCAAATACATTCAGACCGGCCCGTGTTCCCGCCCACATCCGGCCTTTTTTATCATATAACAGGGAACTGACATTGTCATTGCTCAGCTGATGGGAAGCACTTAGATAATGTACGAATACACCTTTTGAATTATCCAGTACATCTATCCCATAGGCAGTGGCTATCCACAGGTTGCCGCTGTTGTCCTCCGCAAATCCGGATATATAATTGCAATGCACCGATGCCGGCATATTCACGTTATTGTGGTAGAAGATGCCATTGCCCGGATCAAATCTATCCAGTCCTCCGCCTAATGTACCTACCCAGAAATTGTTCCTTTTATCGCGGTAGATCTTCCAGACGGATTTATTCGCCAGACTATTCGGATCGTCCTCCTCATGACGGTAATGGTTGAATTTACCATTCCGGTAAAAGTCCATCCCGCCAAAATAATATCCTATCCACAGGTCGTCATAGCTATTAACATACAGACTGACTATAACATCCTTACTGATACTGTTCTCATTTGCAGGATCATGCTGAAAGCGTTTGAATATCTGGTTCACCCGGTCGAAGTAGATCAACCCTCCCCCATTGGTACCGATCCAGATGTTCCCTTTTTTGTCTTCCGCAAAACAGTTCACATCATTGTAGCTGAGACTCCGCCCATCAACCGGACTATGCTTATACAACGGGAATTTCACCATGTTTTCTGTGAAATAACTGATCCCTCTTTTATACGTTCCGCACCAGATGATACCAAAATCATCCTTGTAAAGTGCATAGACCGCATTTTCGGCAACTGTTTTAGGATCACCTTCTTTATTGAGCAGGAAGCGGGATTTAAAGTTGTTTTTTTTGTCGATGAGGTTCACCCCTCCATGGTCAGTTCCTATCCAGATCAGGTTTTTATCATCCTCCACAATACTGTTGACAATATCATTATTGAGATAGCCGGTTTTACTGCATAGTTGTTTCACACTCCTGTCGGCGTTGTTAACATATACCACCCCGAAATCACTTCCAGGCATATAGACCCACATGTCTTGTGCGGCGTCCATAAAAATACGCAGGGCGATTGGCGGTTTATTAATAAACTGCCGGATACCGGTATGACGGTAAACAATCTTATTACCGGCCACGTCCAGCTTTTCAATATCACCGTTCAGGTAAAGAATGACCAGCCTGTTTTGCGGGTCTGTCTGGAGATCAGCAACCGGGGCATTCTTTATACCAGGCAGGAGCACTTTAGTGGTCCTGCCTGCGCTATCAATACGGTAAAGACCGTCAGTACTGTGAGCGATCCACCAGGTATGGCCGTTCTTAGCAACACTGGTGATCCCGATTTCCGGTACTCCTTTCTTTTTAAACCAGGACGCGGCGTCTGAAAACTGTTCCCTGATGGGATTATAAAAATTATCCCCGTTACGGGTCCTTATGAAAAGCTGATTATCGGGTGCGGGATAGATGCCGGTGATGTAATCATCGTTAATGGCGCCTGGTTCGTTGCTATGCCGGAATGTCTTAAAGGTATATCCGTCATAGCGGTTCAACCCACTCATGGTACCGAACCACATAAATCCCCTGGCATCTTTATAAATGCAGTTCACCTGGTTATTGGATAAACCATTGTTCACATCTAAAGAAGAGAACTGGTAAGATGGTTGTGCATAGGCATAACTTACCAGCAATAACAGCGGTAGGAGCAATTTTTTCATTAACATGGAATGCGACTCAGTGCTTAATACTAAAATAAGGTTTTCCGGCCATACATAGGGCCTTTTTTAAGAGAGGTAAAAAAGTGTTATTAGCACTGGCTGCTTAAATATTCACATTTGTTATTATATTAATTATCCTGTGAAGTGATAGTAAATCCGGTTTGCCGTAATCCGGCGGTCATCGTTTCCAGCAATGTGGCAATGACAGGATCAGTAATACTATCAGTATGGAGTAACATGATCTCCTTCCCTTTGACTTGCGCCCTATCCAATAAATCATCACCTCTTTAAATTTCCGGCAGCTCCTCTTTCTGATACCAGAACTGTGCAGGATTCACGCTACCGGCTATTTCATTGCTATACACTACGTGTTTGTTCTTCGGATCCTTTTTATCTGTTAATACTAGTTTCGCTCTGATCTTTGTAGTTATTTCCCCTTCGTAATCCGGCATTACAAAACGCCAGTAGGAATATGGATCAAGCACTATTTTATGAGAACATTTGTCACAGGAAGCAGTTGGTGGCAATAGGATATCCTTCCATTCTCCTTTGCTGTTCAGAGCCTGCAGGATCATATTGATACAACTGTTCTTTGCGGAGAAAATAACGTCACGGCCGGTGGTATTGCTGACAAAGATCTGGTAGCCGCGATACTTGTCATCATACATAGCCATCTTCGTAGTATCAATGGTAACAGCCAGTGTATTCAAAGGGAACTTTTCGTCTGCGATCTTTCTAGGATTATTATCTGTTTGATACCACATCTCGCTTTCTATGTTATGGCCAGGTTTGGGCGTAGCAGTGGCTAAGAAGTATCCTTCGGATATATACTCAGTGTTTAATCGTTTGATAATGGGTGTATTCGCAGCTGTTTGCTGCCAGACGATCTGTCCCTTCCTGTTGATATAACAGGGTTTATCTTCCACCAACGCTTCCAGGAGACCATTCTTAAATCCCTCTTCGTCAAACCTTTTCATGAGTGGTGGCAGTACAGTATCTCCTTTCAAACTGGCAATACCGTACAGGTCAACAAACTGATAGCCGCCATCTCTTGTAACGTTCTTAAAAAAAAAGTACCCATCAATGACACCCGCATTGTGTATGCCCATGTATTTAGGTGGTACGACGAATTGACCGGTTGTATCGACAATCCCCCAATTGGCATTGTTATTCAATCCCACGACCGCATAACCGTTCACAAATTTCTCCCGCTGTACCTTGCTGAACTTCGTTTCGACAACCGGTTTAAATTGTTTGTCTATTAATGTTACCAGTTTATTGGTGTCCATTAGAAATGCCCGTCCTGCTGAAAATCCGAATGCATATTTATACTGAGGATCATCAAAGACTTTCCGCCCTTTCAGATCTGCAAATACCTGATAGATAGGGTCCGCATCCCCGCTCCGCTTTCTAGACATAGCTGGCCTGTTGATATCTACGCTGATAAATCCCTCATGATAGTCCTCACCATATGCGATATGCATCTCATCCGGCCAGACAGCGATTACCTGACCGGTGCTATCAATTACCCCACTGGTATATCTCGTTCCTTGCGCATACATCACAACCGTAGCATATCCTTCTGAGAATGAGTGTATTGCTGGATATTTGCCGAATGGTACAATGATGCGACCAGTTGTATCAATAACCGTTGACCGCGGCCTCCATTTTATTTCGCCCGGACCAGCAGCTTCTGTAGCAATGACCAGTCCCGAGCCGGATGGCTCAATGGATCCATATAGGGTATCAATGAGCAGTTTACCGGATGGAATATCCAGCAGCCCCTGTTTTCCGCTCTTACTGGTCACGATTGCCTTCATATTACTGATAAAGTCCAGTGCATAGAAGCTGAAAGGCAGGATTACATTTTGCTTACTGATAAAGAACGGTACACCATCTTTAAACACCTGGGCAATGCCCCCGGAAAAAGGGCGGGCTATATCATACTGCGGTTGTATCACGAATGCGCCTGTCTGGTCTATAAAACCGTAATGGCCATTCAGCCTGACAGCAGCCAGACCTTCGGAAAAGTTAGTACCATTCTGAAAAACAGGTTTGATCACAATTGTGCCGCTGGTGTCTATATAGCCGGCTTTGTCATCTTCTATGATCTTGAAAAGAGCGGGCCGCTGCGCTTTCGCCAGACCAGCTAATAGCAGAAAAAAGGTAATAAGGATACTTTTCACATGTACAGGTTTGGGTTGGGCGGATCGTCTGTTATCCAGCATTAAATGTAGGATATAATTTTTTTTCCTCCTACCCAACCCTTTGCCCCTTACCGGGGGTATTAAGAGTACAATCTGAGTAAAACAGGATGGACAATAATTATAATAGGTTCATTTCCAGCATCATTAACAATAACCCGCTGGATAAGCCTGGTAATAATTATTCACCACCGATTCCTTTAATTTTCTAATATTGAAGAATGAGACGCATATTTTTACCTATACTGCTTGCATTGACAGTCTCCTGTAGCACCACAAAACTGGCCGTACCTGAAAGGTTCAGTAGTCAGGCCACCCGTTATCCCGTGAAAGGACTGCAAGGCTGGATGATCAACCAGCACCTGAAATTTGGTAATTACACCACCTCCCGCATCAAGAGAGGTTGGGGGGTTATGTCCAATGTGCGGTATAATAATATCCCCATGCCCCCCCAGGACATACTAAGTCAGATATTTGGCCTGGAAACGATGCAGGCAGGAAAGAATGAAAAAGCGAAAATAAGGTATACGCTGACTAACGCTCATAACAGTGCAGAGATCTTCGGTATAGAGACTTACAACAGCGAGAACATCGTGGTGAACGCCCGCCAGATTCCTGTAATAGGCGGCGAATACACGACCTTACTTAATTCCAGTTATCTTTATAAGGCAGCTATTGTGCCCACTGATACCAGCGGTACCGGAATATGGTCTATGGTGATGGCGCGGAACTATGACGTTAGCAGAGATACCGCCCGTCGCATCTTCGATGCCAGCTACATAGACGAAATAGGGTATGCTACGAATGGCCGGGATACTATAAAAATAAGACCATTGAATCTTAATACCTTTGAGGCGAAAAGCGGCAAGGTATCTCAAACATGGTTGGGAATTAAGGTGCTGTCGGGATATGAACTGAGTACAGCCGACGGTGTGGTCGGGATCATCGATACGATTGATGAGGCAATGTGGTTCTACAATGAACAGGAAGAAAAGCAGCAATTTATTCTCGCTGCGATGGGATGTGCCATCTTTTTGAAACAAATCGAAAAACTGTAAGCGAACACTCTTATCCAAGCCACATTGCAAAGCCAGGAGCAGGACATATCACTACTCATTGAAGGCTGCCTTGCTAATAACCGCAGGGCGCAGGAACAGCTATACCGGCAGTTCTATGGCTTTGCTATGGCTATTGCGATGCGTTATTCCAGGAGCGAACAGGATGCGGCCGATATACTGAGCCATGCCTTTGTGAAGATCTTCAAAAGTATGCATACCTATGATCCTGGTAAAGGATCCATGCATGCCTGGATCAAACGCATTGTCGCCAACGAGGGACTTGATCATATTAAAGCCCAGGGAAAATTCAATCCTGTTGAACTGGAAGATACTATCGCGCCGTCCATTGACAATACCGTTATAGCCCGGCTGGAAGCGGAAGATATCATGACACTGATCCAGCAACTACCCCCTGCTACACACGCCGTATTTGTGCTATATGTCATAGAAGGTCATACACACAAGGAAATAGCCACTAAACTTAATATCAGCGAGGGCACGAGCAAATGGCACCTGAGCGAAGCACGAAAAACACTTAAACAAACATTGCAGTTACAAACTGAATGAATAAAAAAGAAACATATGAGATCATTATCGCCGAAAAGCTGGAGCAGCTGCCTGTTCCCGCTTTGGAAGACGCTATCTGGAACAGGATAAGCGCACAGCTGGACATTGACATGCCTGAAACACCGGCACAAAACCCTCCGACTCCGCCCAATAACGCATTCCTGAATAGCGTCACACTTTTTGTATTACTGACAGCACTTGCCACCTGGCTGTTCATCCACAATTATCCACCAGCTGCTCCGACACCAGCAGGGCACCAGGACAGCCTCTACCAGCAGTATCCGCCTCCGGTAGTAACACCACCACCTGCTCCTACACCGCCTAAAACAAGAGCGCCTAAAACGATGACAGCTACCCCGGATACACTCAAGGCGGCAACACTGGCTCCTATACTCATTCCTGTAACCAGGGATAGCCTGCCTTCTGCTCCTCCTGAGCTGATGGCATCTCCTCCTGCGGCCATCATGCCTCCGGCAGATGTACCGGCGAAGAAAAAGCCTGCAGGCGTACCTGGATTAAAGGATGATGATTATAAAATTGCACCCAAAAGATAAGGGGACTTTATGCTTTATATCTGGCCACAAAAACTGAATACCTACTGCGGATCACATCGTACCTCCGCTAGCCTACAAAAAGAATAGGCGCGGTATACACCAACGCCTACACTGCATTTATTTATGTACTATCCGGTACAATATAACCTGCTAAAAAACTACTTCACATTTCTGGTCAGAAAATCATCTATCAGGGAAGCGATCACGGTACCATCTTCTTCGAGTGCGAAATGCCCGGTTTCCAGCAGATGTAATTCTGCGTCAGGCAGATCCCTGAGATAAGCCTTTGCACCGCTAGCCGGGAAGATCTCGTCATTAGCACCCCAGGTGATCAGGGTGGGTGGCTGATAGGTGCGGAAGAACGCTTGCCATTCAGGATAACGTTCCAGATTTGTTCTGTAAGAATAGAACAGGGCGAGTTGTATATCCACATTGCCGGGACGGTCTAATTTATGCTGGTCATGTACCCATGTATCCGGATTAATTTTTTCCGGTTGTCTAACACCAGTCAGGTACTGCCATTTGGTAAAGTCCAGCTGTGATGTAGCCTTCATACCGCTCCTGATCGCTTCGTTTTCCGGATCAGCCCAGAATGCTTTGATGGGTTCCCAGAAGGGAGACAGCCCTTCCTCATATGCGTTACCATTTTGGACCAGTAGTGCCTGTACGCGTTCAGGATGCCTGGTGGCAATACGGTAACCGACAGGCGCACCGTAGTCCATCACATACAAGCTATATCTGGTCAGTCCTTTTGCAGTAATAAACTGATCTATGATATCGGCCAGGTGGTCAAAGGTATATTCAAACTCACTGACCAGTGGCATGCTGCTGTTACCGAAGCCGGGATAGTCAGGCGCGATCAGGTGGTATTTGCCTGACAAGGCGGTAATGAGGTTACGGAACATAAAGGAAGAGGTAGGATAACCATGCAGTAACAGGATGGTGGGATCCGCCGGGGAACCTGCTTCGCGATAGAAGATCTCCTGTCCTTCGATAGTCAGGGTTTTATATACAACATTGCTGATGTCAATACCCTGTTTGGCAGTTATGTGTGTCATTGTGATATGTATTTATGTATGTATACATTATGTACTATTCAGTACAATATTGGATAAAAAAATTTATTGCAGTACCTGCAGGCTCATTTCGAGCATTTCTTTAAGGGTCTCGTAATCCGGCCGGCTTCTCCTGGTTACATTCACGCCATTCCATAGATTGATCAGATATTTACCGATCACGGCTGGTTTCGCTTTATTAGCCAGCTTGTTGTCTGCCTGCGCCTTCCTGACCACCTCTGTGAAGATCGCCTCTGTCCTGGCCAGCAAATGAGCTGCGACCGACCTTGTGTCCATATCGCTGTCAGAAAGCTGTACAAGTGCATTACCGAGATAGCAGCCTTTCATGATCTTCGCGTCAGGTGCATCAGCCAGCGACATGAAAAAGTCTTTAATGAACTGTACAGGATCTTTACTTTCCGCCAGATCCTGTTTTAACTGCCTATCATACATGTCTGAGAACAGTTGCAGCGACTTCTCATATAACTCCTTTTTACCGCCTTTAAAGGCCAGATAAAAGCTTCCCTTGCCTATATGCATCGCAGCCAGTAATTCATCAGCCGAAGCGGCCTCATATCCTTTTTTCCAGAATACCTCAACTGCCTTCTCTACCACTTCTTTCTCATCAAATATTTTTGGTCTGCCTGCCATGTCTGATCATTTACGTCACAAAAATACATATTGTACCATT
The DNA window shown above is from Chitinophaga agri and carries:
- a CDS encoding WG repeat-containing protein; its protein translation is MKSILITFFLLLAGLAKAQRPALFKIIEDDKAGYIDTSGTIVIKPVFQNGTNFSEGLAAVRLNGHYGFIDQTGAFVIQPQYDIARPFSGGIAQVFKDGVPFFISKQNVILPFSFYALDFISNMKAIVTSKSGKQGLLDIPSGKLLIDTLYGSIEPSGSGLVIATEAAGPGEIKWRPRSTVIDTTGRIIVPFGKYPAIHSFSEGYATVVMYAQGTRYTSGVIDSTGQVIAVWPDEMHIAYGEDYHEGFISVDINRPAMSRKRSGDADPIYQVFADLKGRKVFDDPQYKYAFGFSAGRAFLMDTNKLVTLIDKQFKPVVETKFSKVQREKFVNGYAVVGLNNNANWGIVDTTGQFVVPPKYMGIHNAGVIDGYFFFKNVTRDGGYQFVDLYGIASLKGDTVLPPLMKRFDEEGFKNGLLEALVEDKPCYINRKGQIVWQQTAANTPIIKRLNTEYISEGYFLATATPKPGHNIESEMWYQTDNNPRKIADEKFPLNTLAVTIDTTKMAMYDDKYRGYQIFVSNTTGRDVIFSAKNSCINMILQALNSKGEWKDILLPPTASCDKCSHKIVLDPYSYWRFVMPDYEGEITTKIRAKLVLTDKKDPKNKHVVYSNEIAGSVNPAQFWYQKEELPEI
- a CDS encoding RNA polymerase sigma factor, with translation MQSQEQDISLLIEGCLANNRRAQEQLYRQFYGFAMAIAMRYSRSEQDAADILSHAFVKIFKSMHTYDPGKGSMHAWIKRIVANEGLDHIKAQGKFNPVELEDTIAPSIDNTVIARLEAEDIMTLIQQLPPATHAVFVLYVIEGHTHKEIATKLNISEGTSKWHLSEARKTLKQTLQLQTE
- a CDS encoding alpha/beta fold hydrolase, which produces MTHITAKQGIDISNVVYKTLTIEGQEIFYREAGSPADPTILLLHGYPTSSFMFRNLITALSGKYHLIAPDYPGFGNSSMPLVSEFEYTFDHLADIIDQFITAKGLTRYSLYVMDYGAPVGYRIATRHPERVQALLVQNGNAYEEGLSPFWEPIKAFWADPENEAIRSGMKATSQLDFTKWQYLTGVRQPEKINPDTWVHDQHKLDRPGNVDIQLALFYSYRTNLERYPEWQAFFRTYQPPTLITWGANDEIFPASGAKAYLRDLPDAELHLLETGHFALEEDGTVIASLIDDFLTRNVK
- a CDS encoding TetR/AcrR family transcriptional regulator: MAGRPKIFDEKEVVEKAVEVFWKKGYEAASADELLAAMHIGKGSFYLAFKGGKKELYEKSLQLFSDMYDRQLKQDLAESKDPVQFIKDFFMSLADAPDAKIMKGCYLGNALVQLSDSDMDTRSVAAHLLARTEAIFTEVVRKAQADNKLANKAKPAVIGKYLINLWNGVNVTRRSRPDYETLKEMLEMSLQVLQ